The Mycolicibacterium flavescens genomic interval CTGCTGCCCGGCACCGATGTCGAGTACGGCAAGGCTTATGTGCTCGACGTCCGGAGCCGCGAGGTCGTGCTGCCGAGTTACGCCGCCTTGATGGCCGCCAACAGCCCGGAGACCTCCGCTGTCGCCGACACCGTGCGCGGCATCATCACGATCGAGGTCACCGCGTCCAGCCACGACGCCGCCGTGGAATCTATCCGAGTGGCGCTGACGGATGCAGAAGCCAACCTCAAGAGGTTCGGCGCCGAATCGTTGTACACGGTGCAACCGGTGGGACCGATCGTCCAACGCGACAAGAACGAGCAGTCACCCCTGGCGGGCGCATTGGCGCTGGCGGCGGGGGCGATCGTCGGGCTGGGCGCTTTCGCGCTGCTGAATCGGCGTTTGCGCCCGCGGGCCCGTCGTCCGGCCCCGGTCGTTCCTCCGCCTGTTCCGATGCCGTCTCACTGACCCGGATGGCACCACGGCAGCCTGCGTATTCTGGCTCTGAAACAGCGGTGCGGATGGGAGTTCCCCAATGCAGGCCATGGGTCGGCCCAAGTCTGCGCTGCCGATCATCGTCGGTGTGTGTCTGGTCCTTGTTCTGGCGGTGGCCATCGTCACCGACTCCTCACGCACGAAACCACCGAGCGAGCCATTCGCCGAAGACAGCCCATTTCGAACTCCTGTCGCGACCGACGCGCCTGTCGACGCGAACAGCGCAGCGATGGTGGCGCGGATATCCAGAGACGGCGTGATGTATGCCAACCTCGTCGAGTTCGCGATACCCATCTACTCCGCGGACGACGACACCCCGCGCACTCGCGTGTCATGCCGGATCAAAGACTGGGGTCCATGCCCGTTCGACGGTCGCCGCGTGCCGATCCCCGAGGATGCCGTTCCCTCACCCGGGTCCGACGGGGCGATGGTCGTGATCGACCACGACAGGCGCCTTGTCTACGAATTCTGGCGGGCACAACGTCACGGCGACTACTGGACAACGAGTTTCGGAGCGATCAACGACCTCGACGGCTCCGGGTGGGGCACGTACGAGAACGGTTTCAGCACGGCATCCGGCGCATCCCGGCTCGGGGGTGTGATCCGTGTCGACGAGATGCGCCGCGGTGTGATCCCGCATGCGCTGGCGCTGCAGAGCAACAGCGTATGCGCCGAGACTTTCCGGGCGCCGGCGGTGAAGACGGACGGCACCTACGACGGGCCGGACTGCATTCCCGAGGGCGCTCGGCTTCGTCTCGATCCCGACGTCGACATCGACGCCCTCGGACTCGCGCCCGCAGCAAAAGTGGTCGCCCAGGCGTTGCAGACCTACGGCGCTTTCGTCGTCGACTACGGCGGCGCGCCTCTGAGCGTCTCCTTCGAACGTGACCCCGCGGCCGCCCATCACCACCCGGGCGAGACCTACGGGCACCTCGGCATGCCGTGGGATTACAGCATGATCGAAGTCCCCTGGGAGCACCTGGAGGTCTTGGCCTGAAACCCCGCTCGTTCACCCGTCGATCAAGCCTTGGAGGTTGAGGATGTCGGAACCCTTGCGGGCTGACGGCACCACATCACGTCCGATACACGTGTTGATGGTGTTGGACTCCTTCAGTTTCGGAGGTGCCGAGAATCTCGTCGCCGAACTGGGGACACACGCCCCCGCCTCGATGAGGATCTCGGCCGCGAGCCTGGCTCCTCCCGTCGGCACCCGCACCGCGCTCTTCGGTCGCATCGCAGAGGCCGGCCTCGAGCCGACCTACCTTGGGGTGAAGAAGTTGGCCGACATCGGGGGCTTCATCCGCTTGGTGCGCACCCTGCGGCGGACCTCGGCCGACGTCGTACACGCGCACCTCGGATACTCGGCAATCCTCGTGCCGCTCGCCGGTCTTCTGGCGCGCAAACCCGTCGTCGCCACCCTCCACCTCATCCCGCAGAAA includes:
- a CDS encoding protein kinase family protein: MQAMGRPKSALPIIVGVCLVLVLAVAIVTDSSRTKPPSEPFAEDSPFRTPVATDAPVDANSAAMVARISRDGVMYANLVEFAIPIYSADDDTPRTRVSCRIKDWGPCPFDGRRVPIPEDAVPSPGSDGAMVVIDHDRRLVYEFWRAQRHGDYWTTSFGAINDLDGSGWGTYENGFSTASGASRLGGVIRVDEMRRGVIPHALALQSNSVCAETFRAPAVKTDGTYDGPDCIPEGARLRLDPDVDIDALGLAPAAKVVAQALQTYGAFVVDYGGAPLSVSFERDPAAAHHHPGETYGHLGMPWDYSMIEVPWEHLEVLA